In Paenibacillus sp. FSL M7-0420, a single genomic region encodes these proteins:
- a CDS encoding LacI family DNA-binding transcriptional regulator produces the protein MNAKAGLITMKPTIYDVAREAGVSIATVSKVLNKSGRISDKTREKVGRVMEELNYQPSLVASALTSRRTGTIGLMIPDIANPFFAETARGIEDYAQEQGSDLIVCSTDRSDEKAARYISLLLRKRVDGLIIASHTGNPELIRGMVADHVPLVLFSADIRMLEGNSVTVDDYKGGYQATEYLLSLGHRRLGVISDNLPGSRLRVEGFLDALKAAGISFDNPANMIHTSATLENGRTAAAEMLNQAQNIRPTAIFGCNDLLAIGVLKEARSAGLSIPRDLSVVGFDNTMLAEICHPSLTSIAQPLREMTEQAMLLLNESISNPTSPKRKIMLMPELVIRHSTGPVPH, from the coding sequence ATGAACGCAAAGGCGGGCTTAATAACGATGAAACCTACGATCTATGATGTGGCACGGGAAGCAGGCGTCTCTATCGCTACGGTGTCCAAGGTATTGAATAAGAGCGGCCGGATCAGCGACAAGACGCGGGAAAAGGTAGGGCGGGTCATGGAGGAGCTGAACTACCAGCCCAGTCTGGTAGCCTCTGCCCTGACCAGCCGCCGGACGGGAACCATCGGACTGATGATCCCCGATATTGCCAATCCGTTCTTTGCGGAGACGGCCCGCGGCATCGAGGATTACGCCCAGGAGCAGGGCAGCGACTTAATCGTATGCAGTACGGACCGCAGCGATGAGAAGGCGGCCCGGTACATCTCGCTGCTGCTGCGCAAACGGGTCGATGGCCTGATTATTGCCTCACATACGGGGAATCCTGAGCTGATTCGCGGAATGGTGGCTGATCATGTGCCGCTTGTGCTGTTCTCAGCCGATATCCGTATGCTGGAGGGCAACAGCGTCACCGTCGATGATTACAAAGGCGGCTATCAGGCCACGGAATATTTGCTGTCCCTCGGTCACCGCAGGCTGGGAGTGATCTCTGACAATCTGCCGGGGAGCAGGCTGCGGGTGGAGGGATTCCTGGATGCGCTGAAGGCGGCGGGGATTTCTTTTGACAATCCGGCGAATATGATCCACACCTCGGCAACGCTGGAGAACGGGCGTACGGCAGCAGCAGAAATGTTGAACCAGGCACAGAACATACGCCCGACCGCCATCTTTGGCTGCAATGATCTACTGGCGATCGGGGTGCTCAAGGAGGCGCGCAGTGCGGGCCTGTCCATTCCCCGCGACCTGTCCGTAGTCGGCTTCGACAATACGATGCTGGCAGAAATCTGCCATCCCTCGCTGACCAGTATCGCCCAGCCTCTGCGCGAGATGACCGAGCAGGCGATGCTTCTGCTGAATGAATCGATCAGTAACCCCACCAGCCCCAAGCGCAAAATCATGCTGATGCCCGAGCTGGTCATCCGCCATTCGACGGGTCCGGTTCCGCACTAA
- the iolG gene encoding inositol 2-dehydrogenase: MVKPIVVGIIGAGRIGRLHADNLRAMPSFKLKSIAEAMMSEELLAWAESRGLGSVFAAGEDILNDPEIEAVFICTPTDSHASWIERAAHAGKHIFCEKPISLSSEETQRALQAAEDAGVLLQVGFNRRMDPSFRKLKRLVQSGELGNPHIVKITSRDPQPPGEAYVRSSGGMFMDMTIHDFDMARYLVGSEVAEVYTRGANLIDPMFGRCGDVDTAVITLTFGNGAICVIDNSRQAVYGYDQRVEVFGTLGSATADNCRPTTVEVSTAASVTRDQPEHFFLERYNQAFTEEVAAFARSVRLQEPVICSGRDGEAAQLIAEAARESYLSGLPVKLSVTAAEAGFSELQAL; encoded by the coding sequence ATGGTTAAACCGATTGTAGTTGGCATTATCGGAGCGGGAAGAATTGGCCGCCTCCACGCAGACAATCTGCGTGCGATGCCGTCGTTCAAGCTGAAGTCCATAGCTGAAGCTATGATGAGTGAGGAATTGCTGGCCTGGGCAGAGAGCAGGGGGCTTGGCTCTGTTTTTGCTGCGGGTGAAGATATACTGAATGATCCTGAGATTGAAGCGGTGTTCATCTGCACGCCGACTGATTCGCATGCGTCCTGGATTGAGCGGGCTGCGCACGCGGGCAAACATATCTTCTGTGAGAAGCCGATTAGCCTCTCCTCGGAAGAGACCCAGCGGGCTTTGCAGGCGGCAGAGGACGCTGGTGTGCTGCTGCAAGTCGGCTTCAACCGCCGGATGGACCCCAGCTTCCGCAAGCTGAAGCGGCTGGTTCAATCTGGAGAGCTGGGGAATCCGCATATTGTGAAGATTACCTCACGTGACCCGCAGCCTCCCGGTGAGGCTTATGTGCGGTCCTCGGGCGGGATGTTCATGGATATGACGATTCATGATTTCGATATGGCCCGTTATCTGGTAGGCAGTGAAGTGGCTGAGGTCTACACCCGGGGGGCGAACCTGATTGATCCGATGTTCGGCCGTTGCGGGGATGTGGACACTGCCGTCATTACACTGACGTTCGGGAACGGGGCGATCTGCGTGATCGACAACAGCCGGCAGGCCGTATACGGCTATGATCAACGGGTAGAGGTCTTCGGAACGCTGGGTTCGGCGACGGCAGACAACTGCCGCCCGACAACAGTGGAGGTATCCACCGCGGCTTCGGTTACCCGCGATCAGCCGGAGCATTTCTTCCTGGAGCGCTATAACCAGGCATTCACGGAGGAGGTTGCTGCGTTTGCCCGTTCGGTAAGGCTACAGGAGCCGGTGATCTGCAGCGGCCGTGACGGCGAAGCCGCACAGCTCATTGCTGAAGCAGCCAGAGAATCGTATCTGAGCGGACTTCCCGTCAAGCTGTCTGTAACTGCTGCGGAAGCAGGATTTTCTGAACTGCAGGCCTTGTAA
- a CDS encoding alpha/beta hydrolase family protein produces MIGRFTRVLEGSSRLVISIFHPAIGGEPVKGIDLYSPCQAEAAKLLTEMGVDLDNLNITSVTTNGAIAPKQGGYPVVLFSPGFGVERDMYLGVISKLVSKNYVVITISAPHESVFTVFPDGSYLKQAPEMAELASSDYTSWSRLLLNRVQYINAVMDILETLNCSDDAELAGLFDLDKVAVLGHSLGGAASLEAAKQDHRIKAAVLLDPSFHLIRREDVQSSVPVLLLRQEASAYRAMAASMNETIAYDYIDGQRYAFNSLNNAHFYRVKGAQHMSFSDIPLHYGDQHAVPVHAVTAEAATAFMEAVFCKGEAGRNFALQSGETVVPINAEGEPVGT; encoded by the coding sequence ATGATCGGGAGATTCACAAGAGTTCTGGAAGGAAGTTCCAGACTCGTTATTAGTATTTTTCATCCAGCCATCGGGGGAGAACCGGTGAAGGGTATCGACCTGTACTCACCTTGCCAGGCTGAGGCAGCTAAGCTTTTGACAGAGATGGGCGTGGATCTGGACAACTTAAATATTACCAGTGTAACAACCAACGGGGCCATAGCTCCAAAACAGGGAGGGTATCCCGTCGTCCTCTTCTCCCCTGGATTTGGTGTTGAACGCGATATGTATCTCGGAGTGATTTCCAAGTTAGTCTCCAAAAACTACGTGGTAATTACGATTAGCGCCCCGCATGAGTCCGTGTTCACCGTATTTCCAGACGGCAGCTATCTCAAGCAGGCACCGGAAATGGCGGAGCTGGCAAGCAGCGACTACACCAGTTGGTCCCGTCTGCTCCTCAACCGGGTTCAATACATAAACGCAGTTATGGACATTCTTGAGACGCTTAACTGCTCCGATGATGCTGAGCTCGCCGGGCTGTTCGACCTGGATAAGGTTGCTGTCTTGGGACATTCGCTCGGAGGTGCCGCCTCCCTGGAGGCCGCCAAGCAGGATCACCGGATCAAGGCGGCTGTCCTGCTCGATCCCAGTTTTCACCTCATACGCCGCGAAGACGTACAGTCTTCTGTTCCAGTTTTGCTGCTGCGGCAAGAAGCTTCGGCGTACCGGGCGATGGCAGCATCAATGAATGAGACCATTGCATACGATTACATCGATGGGCAGCGCTATGCCTTCAACTCTCTGAATAATGCCCATTTCTATCGGGTAAAAGGGGCTCAGCACATGTCGTTTTCGGATATTCCGCTTCATTACGGTGATCAACACGCAGTTCCCGTTCATGCCGTTACCGCAGAAGCTGCAACCGCATTCATGGAGGCGGTCTTTTGTAAGGGTGAGGCGGGCCGAAATTTCGCTTTACAGTCTGGAGAAACCGTTGTTCCCATCAACGCAGAGGGTGAACCTGTAGGAACTTAG
- a CDS encoding CoA-acylating methylmalonate-semialdehyde dehydrogenase has product MTEQTAQVLKNYIGGQWVTADTAQTEPVVNPATGELLGRTPLSGRADVDRAVAAAKAAFAGWSATPVPRRARILFKYQQLLVENWEKLAKIITLENGKSFKEAYGEVQRGIECVEFAAGAPTLMMGRQLPDIATGIESGMYRYPIGVVGGITPFNFPMMVPCWMFPLAIACGNTFVLKPSERTPLLAARLAELLEEAGLPNGVLNVVNGAHEVVNGLLEHPDVKAISFVGSQPVAEYVYKKGTDHLKRVQALAGAKNHSIVLADANLEASASQIVNAAFGSAGERCMACSVVTVQEEVADELISILLRECNSMTIGNGLEEDTFLGPVIRQGHKERTVSYIEQGIAEGAKLLRDGREDAAVQGDGYFIGPTLFDGVTEEMKIWQEEIFAPVLSVIRVKDVAQAVEIANRSRFANGACIFTNDGGKVRYFREHIESGMLGVNVGVPAPMAFFPFSGWKDSFYGDLHANGSDGVEFYTRKKVVTARWQ; this is encoded by the coding sequence ATGACAGAGCAAACGGCACAAGTATTGAAAAACTATATCGGCGGGCAATGGGTAACAGCCGATACGGCACAGACGGAGCCGGTAGTGAACCCGGCCACAGGTGAGCTGCTGGGCAGAACGCCTCTATCCGGCAGAGCGGATGTAGACCGGGCGGTGGCGGCGGCTAAGGCCGCTTTTGCAGGCTGGTCCGCAACACCGGTGCCGCGCAGAGCACGGATTCTGTTCAAATATCAGCAGCTGCTGGTCGAGAATTGGGAGAAGCTTGCGAAGATCATCACTCTGGAGAACGGAAAAAGCTTCAAAGAAGCCTACGGCGAGGTTCAGCGCGGCATTGAATGCGTAGAATTCGCGGCAGGTGCTCCGACACTGATGATGGGCCGGCAGCTGCCGGATATTGCGACTGGTATCGAATCAGGGATGTACCGTTATCCGATTGGGGTGGTCGGCGGGATTACCCCGTTCAATTTCCCGATGATGGTGCCGTGCTGGATGTTCCCGCTGGCGATTGCCTGCGGCAACACCTTTGTGCTGAAGCCTTCGGAGCGTACACCGCTGCTGGCGGCCCGCCTTGCGGAACTGCTGGAGGAAGCCGGACTGCCTAACGGTGTGCTGAATGTGGTGAACGGCGCGCATGAGGTGGTGAACGGGCTGCTGGAGCACCCGGATGTGAAGGCGATTTCTTTTGTCGGATCGCAGCCGGTGGCGGAATATGTGTACAAAAAAGGAACAGACCACCTGAAGCGTGTCCAGGCGCTGGCCGGAGCGAAGAACCACTCCATCGTGCTGGCGGACGCGAACCTGGAAGCCTCAGCCTCCCAGATTGTGAATGCGGCCTTCGGCTCTGCCGGGGAACGCTGCATGGCCTGCTCAGTGGTAACGGTTCAGGAGGAAGTGGCCGATGAGCTGATCTCCATTCTGCTGCGGGAGTGCAACAGCATGACCATCGGGAATGGGCTGGAGGAGGATACGTTCCTGGGGCCGGTGATCCGTCAAGGCCATAAAGAGCGGACAGTTAGCTACATTGAACAGGGGATCGCCGAAGGCGCGAAGCTGCTCAGGGATGGCCGTGAGGATGCGGCGGTACAGGGAGACGGTTATTTCATCGGACCTACGCTGTTCGACGGGGTGACAGAGGAGATGAAGATCTGGCAGGAGGAGATTTTTGCGCCGGTGCTGTCGGTGATCCGGGTGAAGGATGTAGCCCAGGCGGTGGAGATTGCGAATCGCTCGCGGTTTGCGAACGGAGCTTGTATCTTCACCAATGATGGCGGTAAAGTCCGTTACTTCCGCGAACATATCGAGTCCGGCATGCTGGGAGTCAATGTTGGAGTGCCTGCACCAATGGCCTTCTTCCCGTTCTCGGGCTGGAAGGATTCGTTCTACGGCGATCTTCATGCGAACGGAAGCGACGGGGTGGAATTCTATACGCGCAAAAAAGTCGTCACTGCCCGCTGGCAGTAG
- the iolC gene encoding 5-dehydro-2-deoxygluconokinase — MNGLQFDPDRRLDVVAVGRLCIDLNANETGRPMEETMTFTKYVGGSPANIIIGAARLGMRTGFIGKLADDQMGRFIRSYLRKDGIDDSQVCVDRTGAVTGLAFTEIKSPQECSILMYRDHVADLLLNTEEISEDYIASSKALLISGTALAQSPSREAVFLALEFARKHNVTVFFDLDYRPYTWTSAAETAVYYNLAAEKSHCIIGTREEFDMMENLYNLAGADDQATAARWFSHQAELVVIKHGGSGSIGYTADGQSHRSGIFPAKVLKTFGAGDSYASAFIHSLMSGHSVSEAMRRGSASASIVISRHSCSDAMPTLEELEDFLRTNEEVPAGAQ, encoded by the coding sequence ATGAACGGTTTACAGTTCGACCCTGACCGGCGGCTGGATGTAGTTGCTGTTGGCCGGTTGTGTATTGATTTGAACGCTAATGAGACCGGGCGGCCGATGGAAGAGACGATGACCTTCACCAAATATGTCGGCGGCTCTCCGGCCAATATTATCATTGGTGCAGCGCGGCTCGGGATGCGTACCGGCTTCATCGGCAAGCTGGCCGACGACCAGATGGGCAGGTTCATCCGCAGCTATCTGCGCAAGGATGGCATTGACGACAGCCAGGTGTGCGTGGACCGGACGGGTGCGGTGACGGGGCTGGCTTTTACCGAAATTAAGAGCCCGCAGGAGTGCAGCATTCTAATGTACCGCGACCATGTGGCCGATCTGCTGCTGAACACGGAGGAGATCTCGGAGGATTACATTGCCAGCTCCAAGGCGCTGCTCATCTCCGGTACGGCGCTGGCGCAGAGCCCCTCGCGTGAAGCAGTGTTCCTGGCACTGGAGTTTGCCCGCAAGCATAATGTGACCGTGTTCTTCGATCTCGATTACCGCCCTTATACCTGGACATCAGCCGCTGAAACGGCGGTCTACTATAACCTCGCAGCCGAGAAAAGCCACTGCATCATCGGCACGCGCGAAGAATTCGACATGATGGAGAATCTGTACAATCTGGCTGGCGCTGATGATCAGGCCACGGCAGCCCGCTGGTTCTCGCATCAGGCAGAGCTGGTGGTCATCAAGCACGGCGGCAGCGGTTCGATCGGCTATACAGCGGATGGGCAGAGCCACCGGAGCGGGATTTTCCCGGCAAAAGTGCTCAAGACGTTCGGCGCAGGCGATTCCTATGCGTCAGCCTTCATCCACAGTCTGATGAGCGGGCACAGTGTCAGTGAGGCGATGCGGCGCGGCAGTGCCTCGGCCTCGATTGTCATCTCCCGCCACAGCTGCTCCGATGCTATGCCAACCCTGGAGGAGCTGGAGGATTTCCTGCGAACGAACGAGGAGGTTCCAGCAGGAGCGCAATAA
- a CDS encoding GNAT family N-acetyltransferase — translation MEIRALHTDEPPPTGLLLLADPAPKLVKDYIARGQCFVAEADQQVVGVYVLLPTRPETAELVNIAVDEEFQGRGIGKQLVNHAIQEAKHLGFKTLEIGTGNSSIGQLALYQKCGFRITGIDRDFFIRHYSEEIYENGMQVVDMIRLSQDL, via the coding sequence ATGGAAATTAGAGCGTTACACACAGATGAACCGCCCCCAACCGGATTGCTTTTATTGGCAGACCCTGCACCGAAGCTGGTTAAGGACTATATTGCAAGAGGACAATGCTTCGTTGCTGAGGCGGATCAACAAGTGGTCGGAGTCTATGTGTTACTGCCTACCAGACCGGAGACCGCCGAGCTGGTCAATATTGCAGTGGATGAGGAGTTCCAAGGCCGGGGGATCGGGAAGCAACTGGTGAATCACGCGATTCAGGAGGCTAAGCATCTCGGATTCAAAACGCTGGAGATCGGCACAGGCAACTCTAGTATCGGCCAGCTTGCGTTGTATCAGAAATGCGGATTCAGAATCACGGGGATCGACAGGGACTTTTTCATCAGACATTATAGTGAAGAAATCTATGAGAACGGGATGCAGGTGGTGGATATGATCCGCCTGTCTCAGGATCTGTAA
- the iolB gene encoding 5-deoxy-glucuronate isomerase, which yields MSDLLIKAGAPDKDGCIAAVSPESAGWKYVGFEVYQLQAGATLERDSEENEVCLVLLAGKADIEVDGERFADIGGRMSVFEDMAPYAVYVPAGAHYEVTALTELELGVCLAPGSGKYPARLITPSDAAIEDRGYGSMSRKVVNILPEQSVAESLLVVEVRTGGGNWSSYPPHKHDQDNLPAESYLEETYYHRVNPAHGFVVQRVYNDDRSLDETIAVPDKSIVLVPEGYHPVSAPPGYDSYYLNVMAGPVRTWVFHNDPDHEWLFKPGQSVPAAASAAE from the coding sequence ATGTCTGATCTACTGATTAAGGCCGGAGCGCCGGATAAGGATGGCTGTATCGCTGCGGTCAGCCCCGAGAGTGCCGGATGGAAGTATGTCGGGTTCGAGGTGTACCAATTGCAAGCTGGGGCTACCCTGGAGCGTGATAGCGAAGAGAATGAAGTCTGTTTGGTACTGCTGGCGGGCAAAGCAGATATAGAGGTGGATGGCGAGCGGTTCGCCGATATCGGCGGACGCATGTCAGTCTTTGAAGATATGGCTCCTTATGCTGTGTATGTTCCGGCGGGAGCGCATTATGAGGTTACTGCACTGACAGAGCTGGAGCTTGGAGTCTGTCTTGCTCCGGGAAGCGGCAAATATCCGGCACGGCTGATTACCCCGTCAGATGCGGCAATCGAGGATCGCGGCTATGGCAGTATGTCACGCAAGGTTGTTAATATCCTGCCTGAGCAGAGTGTGGCCGAGAGCCTGCTGGTGGTCGAGGTGCGCACGGGCGGCGGCAATTGGTCCAGCTATCCGCCGCACAAGCATGACCAGGATAACCTGCCGGCCGAATCCTATCTGGAGGAGACGTACTATCACCGGGTCAATCCCGCCCACGGCTTCGTGGTGCAGCGGGTCTATAATGATGACCGCAGTCTCGACGAGACTATTGCTGTTCCGGATAAGAGCATTGTGCTTGTGCCGGAGGGCTATCATCCTGTCTCAGCACCGCCGGGATATGATTCGTATTATCTTAACGTGATGGCCGGACCGGTGCGCACATGGGTGTTCCACAATGATCCCGATCATGAGTGGCTGTTCAAGCCGGGACAGAGCGTGCCTGCGGCTGCGTCAGCAGCAGAGTGA
- a CDS encoding phosphotransferase enzyme family protein produces the protein MQAQILQFLNTTYPVQLSSVEAVTNEMYRCHSGKETFFARITNYKTYEEQLAEVNWTTYLFNRGVRVPEVIPTEHNSLIGTLLLDEEEKFVVLFRAAAGIHLPRAKWDKTILRTLGQQIGRMHQVSKEYQQSDAAQPIPHWYDNDEYDFLKYIPAEERAIRDIAKDVLKQIRMLPKDEANYGLIHGDLWLNNTLVDSDSALTMIDWQDCERHYYAYDLAVPIYSALEYSFAGGQNLMDYKRTITKAITDGYKEEHPLSAEMARKLPLFMRLKELFEYNLMHMYWNFEELSEEQVRILNLYRSKIEYMHT, from the coding sequence ATGCAAGCACAAATATTGCAATTTCTGAATACTACCTATCCGGTTCAACTCTCCAGTGTGGAGGCGGTCACCAACGAAATGTACCGTTGTCACTCGGGAAAGGAGACATTTTTCGCCCGAATTACGAATTATAAGACCTATGAGGAACAATTAGCTGAAGTGAACTGGACAACCTATCTGTTCAATCGGGGCGTACGGGTGCCGGAGGTTATACCTACTGAACATAATTCGCTTATCGGCACCCTGCTGCTGGATGAAGAAGAGAAGTTCGTGGTCTTGTTCCGGGCGGCAGCCGGAATCCACCTGCCCCGGGCCAAATGGGACAAAACCATCCTCAGAACCCTCGGACAGCAAATAGGCAGAATGCATCAGGTGAGCAAAGAATATCAGCAGTCTGACGCTGCCCAGCCGATTCCGCATTGGTATGATAACGATGAATATGATTTTCTCAAGTACATTCCTGCTGAAGAGCGGGCCATACGGGATATTGCGAAGGATGTGCTCAAGCAGATCCGAATGCTGCCCAAAGATGAGGCGAACTACGGGTTAATCCACGGGGACCTGTGGCTGAACAATACCCTGGTGGACAGTGACTCTGCGCTGACGATGATTGACTGGCAGGATTGTGAGCGACATTATTATGCCTACGATTTAGCTGTACCGATCTATTCTGCGCTGGAGTACTCATTCGCGGGCGGACAAAACCTCATGGACTATAAGCGCACGATTACCAAGGCAATCACGGACGGATATAAGGAAGAGCATCCCCTCTCCGCTGAGATGGCCAGAAAACTGCCGCTGTTTATGAGACTGAAAGAGCTGTTTGAATACAACCTGATGCATATGTATTGGAACTTCGAGGAGCTTAGCGAGGAGCAGGTGCGGATTCTGAATCTGTACAGAAGCAAGATTGAGTATATGCATACGTGA
- a CDS encoding DinB family protein, with translation MKTIVRMMDHLYWADGRILDALEASHTKDAELLKLVRHVAVAEQVWLSRLQGKRSTQYALWEEAEDLTAIRQLFEENAEQYRSYIGKLEESALDQMISYSSQNGTSFQTSVRDILLQVLLHGQYHRGQINRALRMESAEPAPVDYITFVRL, from the coding sequence ATGAAGACAATCGTGCGCATGATGGACCATCTGTACTGGGCGGACGGACGGATTTTGGATGCGCTTGAAGCGAGTCACACGAAGGACGCGGAGCTGCTGAAGCTGGTGCGGCATGTGGCGGTGGCGGAGCAAGTCTGGCTGTCGCGCTTGCAGGGTAAGCGCAGCACACAATACGCATTATGGGAAGAAGCGGAAGACCTGACGGCAATCCGGCAACTGTTCGAAGAGAATGCTGAGCAATACCGCAGCTATATCGGCAAGCTGGAAGAATCTGCGCTGGATCAGATGATTAGCTACAGCAGCCAAAATGGAACCTCGTTCCAGACCTCCGTCCGGGACATCCTGCTGCAGGTGCTTTTACATGGGCAATATCACCGGGGACAGATCAACCGGGCCCTTCGGATGGAATCGGCAGAACCGGCTCCCGTTGATTACATCACTTTTGTGAGACTCTAA
- a CDS encoding alpha/beta hydrolase, giving the protein MSKINFTESLLRVIISLIGLPFTWIQAALSKYLLHKYKAPGEMISVGTRRLHAIVDGNNTSNLPTILLEAGMGGCALDWSLVQPALAKHTKVLSYDRAGFGWSTTPISEPTCEGYVRDLRELLTQLELVPPYILVGHSYGGMIMRLFASKYPEEVSGIILVDSTHEQRFIESTFNQIRYEERLRHLRRLRLGYLLSPIGLPRLLKQPIGAKRLPPPVQHTVNTLGYRNNAYKAAYLESLCTIESALQLIESEPLVPELPIIVLSAGRQNEDWQQAQKKLLQLTAKTRQIVIEDSWHSIQLYYPQAVVDLVLSLLRDNHRNQTDKQASI; this is encoded by the coding sequence ATGAGCAAAATTAATTTTACCGAAAGCCTGCTTCGTGTAATTATTTCTCTGATCGGACTTCCATTCACATGGATTCAGGCCGCTCTTTCCAAATATCTTCTACATAAATATAAGGCTCCAGGAGAAATGATCTCAGTGGGAACACGCCGTCTTCATGCGATTGTTGATGGCAATAACACAAGTAATCTTCCGACGATTTTATTAGAAGCAGGAATGGGCGGTTGTGCTCTGGATTGGTCATTGGTTCAGCCCGCATTAGCCAAGCATACCAAGGTCCTCTCCTATGACCGGGCCGGTTTCGGTTGGAGCACTACACCTATAAGTGAGCCGACTTGCGAAGGCTATGTTCGTGATTTGCGGGAATTATTGACGCAGCTTGAATTAGTACCCCCATACATTCTTGTAGGGCACTCCTATGGTGGAATGATCATGCGGCTGTTTGCTTCTAAGTATCCTGAAGAGGTCTCCGGGATTATTCTTGTGGACTCCACACATGAGCAAAGATTCATAGAATCCACTTTTAATCAAATCAGATATGAAGAACGGCTGCGGCACCTGAGACGGCTAAGACTGGGTTATCTTTTATCCCCTATTGGGTTGCCCCGTCTATTAAAACAACCTATTGGTGCCAAACGGCTGCCTCCACCAGTTCAACATACAGTGAATACACTCGGATATCGAAATAATGCGTATAAAGCGGCATATCTGGAATCTCTCTGCACTATAGAAAGTGCCCTCCAATTAATAGAGTCAGAGCCTTTAGTTCCGGAATTACCAATCATCGTATTATCTGCCGGAAGGCAGAATGAGGATTGGCAACAAGCGCAGAAGAAGCTCCTCCAGTTAACCGCAAAAACCCGGCAGATCGTGATAGAGGACAGCTGGCATTCCATTCAACTATATTATCCGCAAGCTGTCGTAGATTTAGTACTGAGTTTATTAAGAGATAATCATCGCAACCAAACAGACAAGCAGGCGTCTATTTAG
- a CDS encoding GrpB family protein: protein MKIRLSDYNPDWIRLYQQETEFLTTIFTDEIVRFEHFGSTSVPGLKAKPVIDMMCIVKDIGKIDSYNDKMTLLGYDVAGDWGIPGRRLFRKGGEARTHHIHCYQADNPQIERHLVFRDFLRAHPAEAARYSQFKQELADHFEDTSQYGPAKKAFVSSMEQQALSWYASLRSDAR from the coding sequence ATGAAGATCAGACTTAGCGACTATAATCCAGACTGGATCAGACTTTATCAGCAGGAGACTGAGTTTTTAACTACTATTTTCACAGATGAAATTGTACGTTTTGAGCATTTTGGCAGCACCTCAGTACCCGGTTTAAAAGCTAAACCCGTCATTGATATGATGTGTATTGTAAAAGACATAGGCAAAATCGACTCGTACAACGATAAGATGACACTGCTCGGATATGATGTTGCCGGAGATTGGGGAATTCCTGGCAGAAGATTATTCCGAAAAGGCGGTGAGGCAAGGACGCATCATATTCATTGTTATCAGGCAGACAACCCTCAGATTGAACGGCATCTCGTGTTCAGAGATTTTTTAAGAGCCCATCCGGCGGAAGCGGCAAGATACAGTCAGTTCAAACAAGAATTAGCGGATCACTTCGAGGATACCAGCCAGTACGGCCCGGCCAAAAAAGCATTTGTGAGCTCGATGGAACAACAGGCGCTTTCCTGGTACGCAAGCCTGCGTTCTGATGCGAGGTGA